A window of the Aquarana catesbeiana isolate 2022-GZ linkage group LG05, ASM4218655v1, whole genome shotgun sequence genome harbors these coding sequences:
- the FAM110B gene encoding protein FAM110B, whose product MPTETLQTGSMGKPVSPAVAFTSAVPLRILNKGPDYFRRQSEPNPKRLSAVERLEADKAKYVKSQEVINAKQEPVKPAILSKPPVCPGAKRALASPTLKMFNNNAKNESCVQRENLKLEILKNIINSSEGSSTGSVHKQTCRNWPQNLSDSVDQNRHSFAESLKVYPTQSHGSPQETNSNISRRLLDKSGDTFLHVSHSSSDIRKVTNVKQIKAIPCSSSAPPLPPKPKLATLTTLKSPDNDTMEPSCGVTRRPSLQRSKSDLSDRYFRVDADVERFFNYCGLDPEELENLGMENFARANSDIISLNFRSASMISSDCEQSQDSNSDLRDDSANDRVPYGISAIERNARIIKWLYSIKQARDSQKVSHV is encoded by the coding sequence ATGCCTACAGAAACACTACAGACAGGTAGCATGGGTAAACCTGTGAGCCCAGCGGTGGCTTTTACATCTGCTGTCCCACTCCGAATATTGAACAAAGGACCTGATTATTTCCGCAGGCAGTCAGAGCCTAATCCCAAGAGACTGAGCGCAGTGGAAAGACTAGAAGCTGATAAGGCAAAGTATGTCAAAAGCCAAGAGGTTATCAATGCCAAACAAGAACCCGTGAAGCCAGCTATACTTTCAAAGCCTCCTGTATGCCCCGGAGCTAAAAGAGCTTTGGCCAGCCCAACTCTGAAGATGTTTAACAACAATGCAAAAAACGAAAGCTGTGTACAAAGGGAGAATTTAAAGCTTGAGATCCTTAAAAACATTATCAACAGCTCTGAAGGCTCCAGTACAGGTTCTGTGCACAAGCAAACATGTCGGAACTGGCCTCAAAATCTGTCAGACTCAGTTGACCAAAATCGACACTCATTTGCAGAGTCCTTAAAAGTCTACCCTACACAGAGTCATGGGAGCCCTCAAGAGACCAACTCGAACATCAGCAGAAGGCTTCTTGACAAATCAGGTGATACTTTTTTACATGTTTCTCATAGTTCTTCAGACATTAGGAAAGTTACAAATGTGAAGCAGATAAAAGCGATACCATGCAGCAGTTCAGCACCACCATTGCCCCCAAAACCCAAACTTGCAACACTTACCACCCTCAAGTCACCGGACAATGACACAATGGAACCCAGCTGTGGTGTCACGCGAAGGCCATCACTCCAGCGATCAAAATCTGATTTGAGTGACAGATACTTTCGTGTTGATGCAGATGTAGAGAGGTTTTTTAATTACTGTGGACTAGATCCTGAAGAGCTTGAAAACCTCGGGATGGAAAATTTTGCAAGGGCTAATTCTGATATAATTTCTCTAAACTTTCGCAGTGCAAGCATGATCAGCTCAGACTGTGAACAGTCTCAGGACAGCAACAGTGACCTTAGAGATGACAGTGCCAACGATCGCGTACCGTATGGTATTTCTGCCATAGAGAGAAATGCCAGGATTATTAAATGGTTATATAGCATTAAGCAAGCTAGAGATTCACAGAAGGTATCCCATGTGTGA